In the Pleuronectes platessa chromosome 23, fPlePla1.1, whole genome shotgun sequence genome, cagggggcacttTACAATTCACTATCAGCTTGACCTGTTGCTTGTAAGACATACGCTTCATAGCATTAACTGtagatgaagatggacgacatgactgctcccccataagtgaagccaaagcagctCAATCACCACCTGGTCAACTTTAATGAGTTATCACCGAGGCAGCACAGAAAGAAACTGTCTCAACAACTGTCGTTGGTTTCTTTCCACAGGGAGACTCAGGGGGCGGACTGGTGACAAAGGTTGGTTCAGGCTGGGCCGCGGTTGGAATCGTGAGTTTTGGTGACGGCTGCGCTAAGCCCAACGTCCCAGGGATCTACACCCGTGTGTCAGAGTACATGGAATGGATCAGCATCATCACCGGCAGTGACGAACCTGGCTTTGTTAAGGTTTCTTCCACCGGAGtcgacaaagacacaaactttACCTGTTCAACCACAGCACCACCGTATGCTTCCTCTACTCACCCTTACACCCACCCTCACACCACCATCCATTCCACAACCCACGATAAGAGCATTTTTGGCGGTGGTGAAAATTTGATCCACTCCACTCACTTCACCTCACTCTGGGTTCTTGCTCTATCGGTCTATGGACTGGTCGGTCATGCATAACATGAAAATGTGACACTACCGCACGTGTTGCTAATCTTATTGGCTGCGAGAGTGAATGCATTACTACActgtgtgatgtcattttgTGACTTCATGATGACGTCATTCCTAAcatatgatgatgataaaatTATACAAGCTTTAGGTTAGAGTCCTGCACACACATctttacaaatgtgttttccagctcctcttctttgTGACTGTCAATGATCATATGGAGAATCAACTTCTGATCAATATAAACTTTGGATTGTCTCTATATAATTTGCGGAGATATTTGggaaaagggattttttttagacaatatatttgttcatctttatttgaTCAGCTCCAACAGTTAATCAAGAAATATTGTGTTTGCTAAAAATCTGTCCATGTGTTGAGTTATTTATGCTGATGCTGATTCGCAGGGTAAATAAACTTAAACTTTTCTCATGGAATGTGAAGTCATGTTAATCACAAACTGTTTGACTTGGAATAAAATGGAAGTTGATTGGTCAAAcctgtgttgttgttgggaCAGGGAGCGTACAAAGGCTTTAATGCTGAAAAACCCTTCATCTTAATACACAGCTGACGCAAAGCTGCAAGTTGTTGAACTAAAAGATTTTCACAGTAATAGTTTTGCTGTTAttacaaaggaaaaaacattaaagtgaAGCAATAAATAGAATTCAGACAAAATGTCCGCTGTCCAAAAGGCTTACCAGCTGAAGATGGTGAAACGAGCAAAGACTTGGTGCTAGATGAGGATATTTTTATACACACGAACAATGATTTAAActaaagcaataaaacaaacacacttcaacatctaatttttttaaaacacttgcATCACAGTGTAAACACCGGTCATTTCTAGAATGAAACGCTGCCCCCTAGGGATCATAGAAGAGCTGTGAAATGGACTGAATGCAGTTTGTGctctagagcaggggtcttTAACGTTTTTCAGTTCAAGGACCCCAAACTGagggagatggagcagggacgccctactatatattgtataaaaattgtgttttatattaaactgggcctaggtTCATgaataaacatagctaccctgttattgtgcattcaatactaagctattcaaataatacacaggttcatatattaaacatgtgcaaggtacagtgTGGCCGTGCAACTACCattcataaacaaacatcttgcatacaacactgagccattaaaataattcacagattcctgtttttactttaaacatacatgtagaagggacagtgaatcctcaagccacctgtggatggcacacacactccagcatTAGTGAGATGTCCGAACCTGACGAGTAGCACACAACtaatctaaccttggacggatggagattgtcaggcagagggtcgtATCAGCCTCAGGCTGCAGTCTTGAcctggatttgtttttcaggAAGGTGAGTTTCTTCAAAGAAAAGGCGTTTGAAGAATCTGACTTTTGATCCATTTTGATCTAGCATCCGTCTTTCACATGAAAAATACACTAAAATGTAAAAGACGGACAGATTCATTTGCTTTTTAATGTTGAAACTTATTCGTCATCAACTCAACTTGTTAGACGAGAGTCTTACAGGGATTCTCGGGAATCTCTGAACAATGGAGCTCACCTGGCGTCTTTTGACACCGAGACGCTGATCCGTCAACGGCTGCTCTAATCAGGACGACAGAAATAACTTGATGCTAAGAAAACAGTTcttgagcaacacacacacacgccctatTCTTCACTCAGATCAATATTCTCCCTCTAAAGGTTCTAAAGGTTTCATATCATTACATCAGTGAATCAGCATAATTAAACCCAATCTCTGCTGAATATCGCGTCCACATCAATGTCCCCTCACTCGTCAAAGCCTTCATCTTTCCATCtgctctccaccttctcctccagccTTTCACACCCGTCTCTTTCCATCGCCTCCTCCTGCCTTTCTTCAACCACACAAGACCATAAACTTATGCAACAGTTAGATAAATCCATTAGTCTTTATTCTGATTTTAAAAAGTGACGTGATTATATACAATGTGTGTTATATTCCTACGAGTAAGTTAGACACAACTACGTGACTAGAAGTGACAGTCATGCCAATTACATACCAGCAGACAAAGTACCTTCTATAACTGTCAACACATTATTATGGTCACGGTAATGGGCAAATCTGCACTTCAGCCTATCTGGGAAACTCAAACTGGGTCAGACTCTGTATTAGATAATGACCGGTTGTAATATTAAGTCCCACAGCTGATAGCAAGACACTAAGAGTTAGAAGCTACAATCAAATTAGTTTGCACGTACAAATTAGAGCAACATTAACTTCTAACCAGCAACAgtgccctctgcagccacatgtcaCAAGTATACATCGATGTATATTGTGCTTTGTATCATGTATCAGACATAATTCAAATTTCGAAGAAAACATAAATGTAAAGAACACTGTAAACTCTGTTTGTTCCCAAGAGCAGTATCAACGTGAACAATAGGGCTGCATTGATTGGACCTGTCATACTGCATGATTGACTGGTAGGCAAGAATTGAAGCTTTTAATGGGTAGATGTGAAATATGTTTCTTAAAAGGTCGAAAGAAACAAGAAATTAAACTGAGATACTTTTTAGTTTATAGTTCATGGCGCAGGGGTTTCTGCAGCCGgcctccagggggcgatcaagacaatTTGGCGTCACTTTTAAGAGGCCGACATGTCGGGCTTACATCACTTGGAGAAAATAACTACCCCTCGTCTCACCAGGTTAAATGTCCCCAAAACACAGGAAGCACAagtgcactcacacactcacattttatAGACATTAAACTTCAGAATGAGAATTCTGACAATCAAATATAATGGAGGACTGGAAATGAACTCCATCATCAATTATGGACGTTTCTCTAGGAAACTGCAGATAACAGGGAAATCACGATTAGTTCACGAAGTTTAGATTAGAGAGCTTGATTGAATCTAAGGGAAGGAAGCGTTGAGGCAACGACTCAGATTAAGACTTTTGGGGGAATGCCACTTCACTCCTCTCGAACTGGCAGCTGTCAATGCACATAATGAGTCACCCAGGCTGAGGGCATCATGACAAACTAGTTTGTCTTGATGTATGTTCTAGGTCGGAGATCACAGGTCTCAAACTGTTACGTAAAATCAGTGGGATAAAGGAACAAGTGATGGTTCGATGGAAGGTGTGACTGTGGGAGGAGCTTGACATCAGGAGTGAACTACTTAACGCTGAGGACAGAGTGAAGGAGACACAGTAAACATGGCTCTCCAACAGGCTGTGTCTGTCTTAACCGTGACAATCCTTCTCCTGTGCACAGGTAAGAACAATGTTTATTAGTATTCGGTTCGTATCAATAATGGAGTTCGAAAAGAAAGTTTCTATTGTAAAATTGTTCCAAGGTTTGAAAATcgtaaatattttataaaaaatgaataaatactgaACCTCCTATTGGTAGGTGCTGCAAAGGGCCAGTCATCCTGTGCCACACCATGAACACCACTTTCATgctttctcctctctgttttaATTTTCAGGATGTCGATCAGCGTTGAGTAAGTGCAACTTTACAAACTCTTCCAagtttaaaagctgttttaagTCAGATATAGAAAATGTTTTATGCACATTTTTTCATGTTTAATTTTGGTCTCATGTCTTTTGTCAGCCTGCGGCCAGGCTCCCATGAACACCAGGATCATAGGAGGTCAAACTGCGACTCCAGGAGATTGGCCCTGGCAGGTTTCTTTGGTCATGGACGGAGCGCACGGATGTGGGGGGTCACTGATTAACGACCAGTGGGTGATGACAGCTGCACACTGCATTACAGGGTGAGTATTTAGAAACAAATCTCGTGCCGCCTTCTCCGAACTAAATTCTACTGTGGGAACATCTAgttatcgatctatctatctatctatctatctatctgtctgtctgtctcattctctctgtctctctctctctctctctgtctctgtctctcaataTTCAACGACATTTTTGCATATTTTCCGAATATCGTGcagccatatatatatatatatatatatatatatgctaatGGTCAGATTACCCCTTTTAGCAGTTTCTAGTGATATTTGTTGAACTCAATCCAGGTGTCAACACCTGTTTGTAACTCAGAATGCGCACAGCAGGCAGCTCGACCAGCCACATTCCCTCTGTGACACGCTGCTATTTCTCTGTGACACAACAGGCTCTGTGGAGAAATTCTCATCACGGCTTAGATGACGTGATTAACTCTTTTCAAAAAGTTTCCCGACCGTGTCAAACGACAGAAAAGAAATAAGAGTAACAGTCATTTTAATCTTGGTATTTGTCTTCCTATCTCTCTTTGGATCTGTGCAAAGAAAAAACCCGTTCGCGCTGAGTTTGTGTTCTCTTCTCACATCATTACTGTTGCCTGTTGCCTGTGCCTTCTGTTTTcataaaagaaacagaaaacttaAAGTTAATGAGCAAAATGCATACACTCATATTCTCCAAAATTCTTTTCAACAAAAACCATGAACCGTTTCGGTGGAGAAACTGTGAAAAACTCCAGACAAACTTTTTCTCTCCCAAAAGAAGTACGGAAATGAATCCTAGATCAGTGGAATCATCGCCAAAAAAGTTCTTTCCTGCTCTGtgtctttccaccaagtttcatgacaATAGAcaatttaaattgattttattctctttttgtCTTCAAGGTCAGGAAGTGATGTAACGGTTTACCTGGGGCGCTTTAACCAATCAGGTCCAAACCCCAATGAAGTGTCACGGACCATCGCTCAGGCCGAGTGTCATCCGTCATACGACACCCTGACCTACGAGAACGACATATGTCTCCTGAAGCTGTCGTCACCTGTGAACTTTACCGACTACATACAACCTGTTTGTTTGGCTGATGCAAACAGCATCCTCCACTCTGGGGTCAGCACCTGGGTCGCTGGTTGGGGCAACACCCGCCCTAATGGTGAGCTCAAACATTACACAGACCAAAGAGAAACTTTGCAGGAGGCTTTTCAATCGGTTAATATGTCAAATCACATCTTTTGCTTTGTTTGGTTTCTCACAAAATTGAAGCTGATGTTTGAAATCTCTCCAATTAGGGTGGAGCGCCTCCGACACCCTGCAGGAGGCTAATCTGGATATAGTGGGAAACAAAGAGTGTCAGTGCAACAGCATATATGACATCACGGACAAGATGATCTGCGCTTGGGTCAGAGCGGGCGGAATTGACTCATGTCAGGTGACCAACACTTTTTGTTGCACTGTATTTTCTATTTGATGCTTTGGTACTGACAGGAGAGAAAGACATCCTCACAAGGAGGTGAGAGGAACCCAGGTAAGACACAGATTGTCACGAGGTAGATTTAGTTTCTCAGCTTTGTTGCAAATAAATGAGGAAAATGGAGGTGACCATGTGTTTCTCTCCTTGAAACAATTGTAAAGACCATTTGGTGTTGTTTGCCTTaaagtccagcagggggcacttTACAATTCACTATCAGCTTGACCTAATGCTCGTAAAACATCACTTCATAGCATTAACTGtagatgaagatggacgacatgactgctcccccaTAAGTGAAGCCAAGCAGCTCAATCACTACCTGGTCAACTTTAATGAGTTATCACCGAGGCAGCACAGAAAGAAACTGTCTCAACAACTGTCGTTGGTTTCTTTCCACAGGGAGACTCAGGGGGCGGACTGGTGACAAAGGTTGGTTCAGGCTGGGCCGCGGTTGGAATCGTGAGTTTTGGTGACGGCTGCGCTAAGCCCAACGTCCCAGGGATCTACGCCCGTGTGTCAGAGTACATGGAATGGATCAGCATCATCACCGGCAGTGACGAACCAGGCTTTGTTAACGTTTCCTCCACCGGAGTCGACAAAGACTCAAACTTTACCTGTTCAACCACAGCACCACCGACCACTTCCTCTACTCACCCATACACCCACCCTCACACCCACCCCCCAACCACCATCCATTCCACAACCGACGATAAGAGCATTTTTGGCGGTGGTGAAAATCTGATCCACTTCACTCACTTCACCTCACTCTGGGTTCTTGCTCTATCGGTCTATGGACTGGTCGGTCATGCATAACATGGAAATGTGACACTACCGCATGTGTCGCTAATCTTATTGGCTGCAAGAGTTAATGCATAACtactctgtgtgatgtcatttcgTGTGATGTCATTTTGTCATGATGACTTCATTCCTGACATATGATGATGAAATCATACAAGCTTTAGGTTAGAGTCCTGCACACACATCTTTACAAATGCATTTTCcaactcctcctctccgtcactgATCATATGGAGAATCAACTTCTGGTCAATATAACCTTTGGATTGTGTCTTTATAATTTGCAGAGATATTTtggaaagggattttttttttttagatgataTATTTGTTCATCTTTGTCTGATCAGCTCCAAGAGTTGATCCAAAAAAAATGTGTTAGGTGAAAATCTGTCAGTGTGTTGAGTAATTTATGCCGATGCTGATTCACAGGGTAAATAAACTGAAACGTTTCTCATGGAACGTGAAGTCATGTTAATCACAAACTGTTTGACTTGGAATAAAACGGACGTTGATTGGTCGaacctgtgttgttgtttgttcatGCTGAAAAACCCTTCATCTTAATACACGGCTGACGCAAAGCTGCGGGTTGTTAAACTAAAAGATTTTCATAGtaatacttctgctgttattgcaaatgaaaaaaacatgaaagtgAAGCAATGAATAGAATTCAGACAAAATGTCCGCTCTCCAAAAGGCTTACGAGCTGAA is a window encoding:
- the LOC128430036 gene encoding chymotrypsinogen A, with the translated sequence MALQQAVSVLTVTILLLCTGCRSALTCGQAPMNTRIIGGQTATPGDWPWQVSLVMDGAHGCGGSLINDQWVMTAAHCITGSGSDVTVYLGRFNQSGPNPNEVSRTIAQAECHPSYDTLTYENDICLLKLSSPVNFTDYIQPVCLADANSILHSGVSTWVAGWGNTRPNGWSASDTLQEANLDIVGNKECQCNSIYDITDKMICAWVRAGGIDSCQGDSGGGLVTKVGSGWAAVGIVSFGDGCAKPNVPGIYARVSEYMEWISIITGSDEPGFVNVSSTGVDKDSNFTCSTTAPPTTSSTHPYTHPHTHPPTTIHSTTDDKSIFGGGENLIHFTHFTSLWVLALSVYGLVGHA